The following proteins are encoded in a genomic region of Bacillus sp. FJAT-22090:
- a CDS encoding DUF1292 domain-containing protein has translation MDNIEVGEILTVMDENNREQEIEVLDLMTVDNTEYAAVRIAEDNQEDSEEDLKVYLLRIEEDELCVIDNDEEFEKVSTAFIEAREDLE, from the coding sequence ATAGATAATATTGAAGTTGGGGAAATTCTTACAGTGATGGATGAAAATAATCGAGAGCAAGAGATCGAGGTGCTGGATCTAATGACTGTCGATAATACAGAATACGCTGCTGTCCGAATTGCGGAAGATAACCAAGAGGATTCCGAAGAAGACTTAAAAGTATACCTTTTGAGAATTGAAGAGGATGAATTGTGTGTTATCGATAATGACGAGGAATTTGAAAAAGTATCTACTGCCTTTATTGAAGCAAGAGAAGATTTAGAATAA
- a CDS encoding DUF1292 domain-containing protein, protein MEENQGKIEVGNIFTVLDENDQEQDMEVLGLLTVEKVDYAAVGFVEDIQAETEDDIDVFFFRIEDEGELSFIEVDEEFEKVSAAFAEASNK, encoded by the coding sequence ATGGAAGAAAATCAAGGGAAAATTGAAGTAGGTAATATCTTTACGGTGCTAGATGAAAATGATCAGGAGCAAGATATGGAAGTGCTTGGTCTGTTGACTGTCGAGAAAGTTGATTACGCTGCAGTCGGCTTTGTAGAAGATATTCAAGCAGAAACGGAAGATGACATTGATGTTTTCTTTTTCCGTATAGAAGACGAGGGAGAATTGTCTTTTATTGAGGTTGACGAGGAATTTGAAAAAGTATCTGCTGCATTTGCTGAAGCTAGCAATAAATAA